Proteins encoded together in one Prevotella scopos JCM 17725 window:
- a CDS encoding MgtC/SapB family protein, translated as MNMMTYEFILRLFVAAMLGGAIGLEREYRAKEAGFRTHFLVALGSGLFMILSQFGFDGVLRHYEQVSLDPSRIASQVVTGIGFIGAGTIIFQKHVVRGLTTAAGLWVTSAIGMTAGAGMYVLSIATTVLVLLCLEALYFFFQYFGTRNINIRFSTPKEENIQLVLQHLRKKEVIIDSYEMNRKDTSSGYYYVVTMEMKFKRKRYKNYLLNFMSEFENVTVESME; from the coding sequence ATGAACATGATGACATACGAATTTATACTGAGACTATTTGTTGCTGCCATGTTGGGTGGAGCAATTGGTTTAGAACGTGAGTATCGTGCGAAAGAAGCAGGTTTCCGAACACATTTCCTCGTAGCGTTAGGTAGTGGCTTGTTTATGATACTATCCCAATTCGGCTTTGATGGAGTACTCAGACATTACGAACAAGTATCACTCGACCCCAGTCGTATCGCCTCGCAGGTTGTGACTGGTATTGGTTTCATTGGTGCTGGAACGATTATCTTTCAGAAGCATGTGGTACGTGGATTGACAACGGCTGCAGGTCTATGGGTTACCTCTGCCATTGGTATGACAGCAGGAGCAGGAATGTATGTGCTTTCCATAGCAACTACAGTTCTCGTTCTTCTTTGTCTAGAGGCACTCTATTTTTTCTTTCAATATTTTGGCACACGAAATATCAACATTAGATTCAGCACACCAAAAGAAGAAAACATTCAGCTTGTATTGCAACACCTACGTAAGAAAGAAGTAATTATTGATTCATACGAAATGAATCGAAAAGATACATCTTCTGGTTATTATTACGTTGTGACTATGGAAATGAAGTTCAAACGCAAACGTTATAAAAACTACCTTCTAAATTTTATGTCTGAATTTGAAAACGTCACAGTTGAGTCAATGGAATAA
- a CDS encoding sugar O-acetyltransferase: MTEKEKQKKGMFYQANAPEVLKDLYHCENECYEINQIPPSRREERMERLRKLFGKAGNGMFIVTPFFCDYGYNIEVGENFFANTNCVILDEAKVTFGDNVFIAPNCSFYTAGHPLDVEQRNKKIEYALPIHVGNNVWIGGNVVVVPGVTIGDNTTIGAGSVVTHDIPSGVLAAGNPCKVIRKLEE; the protein is encoded by the coding sequence ATGACAGAGAAAGAAAAACAGAAGAAAGGGATGTTTTATCAAGCAAACGCTCCTGAGGTTCTGAAAGATTTATACCACTGTGAGAACGAATGTTACGAGATAAATCAGATTCCACCTTCTCGCCGCGAAGAGCGTATGGAACGTCTGAGGAAGTTGTTTGGTAAAGCTGGTAACGGAATGTTTATCGTTACTCCCTTCTTTTGTGACTATGGTTATAACATTGAGGTGGGTGAGAATTTCTTTGCTAACACAAATTGTGTCATTCTTGATGAGGCTAAGGTGACATTTGGCGATAATGTTTTTATTGCACCTAATTGCTCTTTCTATACAGCTGGTCATCCACTTGATGTTGAGCAGCGGAATAAGAAGATAGAGTATGCTCTGCCTATTCATGTAGGCAATAATGTGTGGATTGGTGGTAATGTTGTCGTTGTTCCTGGTGTGACGATAGGCGATAATACTACGATAGGTGCTGGTTCTGTCGTTACACATGATATTCCAAGTGGTGTTTTGGCTGCTGGTAATCCTTGTAAAGTAATTCGGAAATTGGAAGAATAG
- a CDS encoding SusC/RagA family TonB-linked outer membrane protein, with the protein MYLKRKRTTSLLMVALFSTNLLHANITYKANAAVVQQQAVCKGTVVDNNGDPVVGASVFAVSNGHKKGSVTDLDGNFEIDGIASGSSLTISYVGYKTQQVTWNGKDLKVTLQESSEMLDNVVVVGYGTQKKVNLTGAVSVVNSKQLESRPVTSVAQALQGEVPGLNFSVGNSGGSLNSRMSMNIRGIGTIGDGSNAAPLVLIDGSEGDLYSISPNDIESISVLKDASSSAIYGSRAAFGVILVTTKSGKDSRMNVSYNGNVRFSTATQIPEMPNSYDFARYWNDAAANSGAGSVPFSQDMLEKIKNHINGTPRPGEEATTTWQGTAANEPWSMYNGSWDNTNWFKEMYKSGVPSTEHNVSLSGGGSKVNYYLSGAVLSQQGLIRHGKDKLKRYNFSGKITANLKDWFTVTYNTKWVREDYSRPSYMTGLFFHNIARRWPTNPVFDPNGHYVHGNEILQMENGGLDATQNDKLYQQLALEFRPIKGWKIRLEGNYNTVNYHNHWDVLPIYYYDPDQNPVAAAWSGEYAAGKSNVGESMSKNNYYNGRFFTEYAFTLNDKHDFKFLAGLDMESNIYTYLSVSRADLITPTVPTLNNATNKDVKPGFSNTQWATMGAFGRINYAYDSRYLAEFSIRRDGSSRFIGDKTWGTFPSLALGWNIANEKFFKPLTKTVNTLKLRATYGALGNTNITALYPWFLSQPVSASASSWLVNGERVNISNAPGLVSPFLTWESVRSWNIGLDFGMFNNRLQGTFDYYVRTTKDMVGPAPAKPSILGADLPRENNSDMRSNGWDLEVRWRDRVGQVGYGIKLVLSDDFQTITRFYNPNRLLSKWCEGKRMGDIYGYQVEGIAQTNEQMTEWLANNKPSWGSDWAAGDVMYKDLNGDKKVNSGKSTYDDMGDLTKIGNSLPRYRFGITLDANWKGFDFLIFMQGVGKRDFWDASPYSVGANTGMWQAAAFKDHLDYWRPETDTNLGPNTNAFYPRPLFGAGGKNFQTSDRYLQNAAYMRIKNIQLGYTLPAAIASKIGASRIRFYFSAENLATFTKMNKIFDPEATGGDWGPGKLYPLQRTISFGLNLNF; encoded by the coding sequence ATGTACCTAAAAAGAAAAAGGACTACGAGCTTGTTAATGGTGGCTTTGTTCAGTACCAATTTACTGCACGCCAACATTACGTATAAAGCGAATGCAGCTGTTGTTCAACAGCAAGCTGTATGTAAGGGAACAGTTGTCGACAATAATGGAGACCCTGTTGTTGGAGCCTCTGTTTTTGCCGTAAGTAATGGACACAAGAAAGGAAGTGTAACTGATCTTGATGGTAATTTCGAGATAGACGGTATCGCTTCAGGCTCTTCACTTACCATCTCTTATGTTGGTTATAAGACCCAGCAGGTGACCTGGAATGGTAAGGACTTGAAGGTGACACTTCAGGAGAGCAGTGAGATGCTCGACAATGTTGTTGTTGTCGGTTATGGTACTCAGAAGAAAGTTAACCTTACTGGTGCAGTCTCAGTTGTTAATTCTAAGCAGCTTGAGTCTCGTCCAGTAACAAGTGTTGCTCAGGCATTGCAGGGTGAGGTTCCTGGTTTGAACTTCAGCGTTGGCAATTCTGGTGGTTCGCTTAACAGCCGTATGAGCATGAATATTCGTGGTATAGGAACTATTGGTGATGGTTCTAATGCTGCTCCACTCGTACTTATCGATGGTTCAGAAGGTGATCTTTACTCTATTTCTCCAAATGACATTGAGAGTATCTCTGTATTGAAGGATGCTTCTTCAAGTGCTATCTACGGTTCACGTGCAGCCTTCGGTGTAATCCTCGTTACTACAAAGAGCGGTAAGGATTCACGTATGAACGTGTCTTACAATGGTAACGTACGTTTCTCTACAGCAACTCAGATTCCTGAGATGCCTAACTCATATGACTTCGCACGTTATTGGAATGATGCTGCTGCTAATAGTGGTGCTGGTAGTGTTCCATTCAGCCAGGATATGCTTGAAAAAATCAAGAATCATATCAATGGTACTCCAAGACCAGGTGAAGAGGCTACTACAACATGGCAGGGTACTGCTGCTAATGAGCCTTGGAGTATGTATAATGGTTCTTGGGACAATACCAACTGGTTTAAGGAGATGTATAAGTCTGGTGTTCCTTCTACCGAGCATAACGTTTCCCTTAGTGGTGGCGGAAGCAAGGTGAACTACTACCTCAGTGGTGCTGTTCTTAGCCAGCAGGGTTTGATTCGTCATGGTAAGGACAAACTTAAGCGTTACAACTTCTCAGGTAAGATTACTGCTAACTTGAAAGATTGGTTCACAGTTACCTATAATACAAAGTGGGTACGTGAGGACTATAGTCGTCCTTCTTACATGACAGGTCTCTTCTTCCATAACATTGCTCGTCGTTGGCCGACTAACCCAGTTTTCGATCCAAACGGACACTATGTTCATGGTAATGAGATTCTTCAGATGGAGAATGGTGGTCTTGACGCTACACAGAACGATAAGCTCTATCAGCAGTTAGCTCTCGAATTCCGTCCAATCAAGGGTTGGAAGATTCGTTTGGAGGGTAACTACAATACCGTTAACTACCACAATCATTGGGATGTCTTGCCAATCTACTATTATGACCCAGATCAGAATCCAGTAGCTGCTGCATGGAGCGGTGAGTACGCAGCTGGTAAGTCAAACGTAGGCGAGTCTATGTCAAAGAACAACTATTACAATGGTCGTTTCTTTACAGAGTACGCATTCACATTGAACGATAAGCATGACTTTAAGTTCTTGGCTGGTTTGGATATGGAGTCAAACATTTACACTTATCTTAGTGTATCACGTGCAGACTTGATTACTCCAACTGTTCCTACACTTAACAATGCTACTAACAAGGATGTGAAGCCAGGCTTCTCAAATACTCAGTGGGCTACAATGGGTGCTTTTGGTCGTATCAACTACGCATACGATTCACGTTACCTCGCAGAGTTCTCTATCCGTCGTGATGGTTCTTCACGCTTTATCGGCGATAAGACATGGGGTACATTCCCTTCACTCGCATTGGGTTGGAACATTGCTAACGAAAAGTTCTTCAAGCCTTTGACAAAGACTGTTAATACGCTGAAACTCCGTGCAACCTACGGTGCTTTGGGTAATACCAATATTACAGCACTCTATCCTTGGTTCTTGAGCCAGCCGGTAAGTGCATCTGCTTCTTCTTGGCTTGTTAATGGTGAGCGTGTGAACATTTCTAATGCTCCAGGTTTGGTGTCACCTTTCCTTACCTGGGAAAGTGTTCGTTCATGGAATATCGGTCTTGATTTTGGTATGTTCAACAACAGACTGCAGGGTACTTTCGACTACTATGTTCGTACTACAAAGGATATGGTAGGTCCTGCACCTGCTAAGCCTTCTATTTTGGGTGCTGATTTACCAAGAGAGAACAATAGTGATATGCGTTCTAATGGTTGGGACTTGGAGGTTAGATGGCGTGATAGAGTTGGTCAGGTTGGCTATGGTATTAAGCTTGTTCTTTCTGATGACTTCCAGACTATTACTCGATTTTACAACCCGAATCGTCTGCTTTCAAAGTGGTGCGAAGGCAAGCGTATGGGTGACATCTACGGATATCAGGTAGAGGGTATTGCGCAGACAAACGAGCAGATGACTGAGTGGTTGGCTAATAACAAGCCATCATGGGGTTCTGACTGGGCTGCCGGTGACGTTATGTACAAAGACCTCAATGGTGATAAGAAGGTGAACTCTGGTAAGAGCACATACGATGATATGGGTGACTTGACCAAGATTGGTAACTCTTTGCCACGTTATCGTTTCGGTATCACTTTGGATGCTAATTGGAAGGGCTTTGACTTCCTCATCTTTATGCAGGGTGTTGGTAAGCGTGACTTCTGGGATGCTTCTCCTTACAGTGTAGGTGCTAATACTGGTATGTGGCAGGCTGCAGCCTTCAAGGATCACTTAGACTACTGGCGTCCAGAGACTGACACTAACTTAGGTCCTAATACCAATGCTTTTTATCCACGTCCTCTCTTCGGTGCGGGAGGTAAGAATTTCCAGACAAGTGATCGCTACTTGCAGAATGCAGCTTATATGAGAATCAAGAATATTCAGCTTGGTTATACTCTTCCTGCTGCTATTGCAAGCAAGATTGGTGCAAGCCGCATTCGTTTCTACTTCTCTGCTGAGAACCTCGCAACATTTACAAAGATGAACAAGATCTTTGACCCAGAGGCAACTGGCGGTGATTGGGGACCAGGTAAGCTTTACCCACTCCAGAGAACAATTTCTTTCGGTTTAAATCTTAATTTTTAA